A single Arachidicoccus sp. BS20 DNA region contains:
- a CDS encoding RNA polymerase sigma factor, producing the protein MKTLVYTSDEELFQSFRFGDTDALEQIYVRYWNSLMREACRQMGTFVESKDIVQDVFISLIQKAANININVSLKAYLFQMLRHRIINNKRNKRIHICCHDEIFHMNKGRNIYANDYETKELNEYVNSVIYSLPEKCKEVFLLSREKDYSYKDISRELKISVSTVEKHIIKALKIIKCKLQYRYELN; encoded by the coding sequence ATGAAAACGTTAGTATATACTTCCGACGAAGAATTATTTCAATCTTTCAGGTTTGGCGATACCGATGCTCTTGAGCAGATTTATGTCCGCTATTGGAACAGCCTCATGCGGGAGGCGTGTCGTCAAATGGGAACATTTGTGGAATCAAAAGACATTGTACAGGACGTGTTTATTTCCCTGATCCAGAAAGCTGCTAACATAAACATTAATGTATCCTTAAAAGCATACCTGTTTCAAATGTTGCGCCACAGAATAATCAATAATAAACGCAACAAGCGGATACATATTTGCTGCCACGATGAAATATTCCATATGAATAAAGGGAGAAACATTTATGCAAATGATTATGAAACGAAAGAGCTAAATGAGTATGTGAACAGCGTGATATATTCTCTCCCGGAGAAATGTAAAGAGGTTTTCCTGTTAAGCCGGGAAAAAGACTACTCTTATAAAGACATTTCCCGGGAACTAAAGATTTCTGTTTCAACAGTGGAAAAACATATTATAAAAGCACTTAAAATCATCAAGTGTAAATTGCAGTACCGTTATGAATTGAATTAG
- a CDS encoding GH92 family glycosyl hydrolase has protein sequence MRILIFVCAILITLKVSAFHSVQKKDSLPDLLKYVNGLQGTNSNPDYSNGNIYPAIALPFGMNFWSPQTGENGNGWKYQYSATTIRGFGETHQCSPWMNDYGVFSLMPVSGKLSVDENQRAATFSHQNEIAKPNYYRVKFDNGITTEIAPTVRGAHFRFRFPKQKSYIVLDGYTGLSEVKIYPKEHKITGFVHNGIFIPGDFKNYFELVFNQPFVAYGTWNKNGTITANSDSTQGTGTGAYIEFKKGATVEAKVASSYISPQQADLNLQRELGRFKNFDATKNAAAQIWNKLLNRILVEGGSEKDKATFYSCLYRANLFPCKFYEYNKDNKPYYYDPNDGKIYQGYFYTDEGYWDTFRAQFPLSNILHPQMQGRYMQSILAVYEHCGWLPSWSFPAETGGVMIGNHAISLLADAWAKGIRTFNPDTALKAYFHEATNTGNGRFGRSGWKDYFTLGYVPYPQGGIGATAKTLEYAYDDFCGYQLAKMTHNHFYEKIFAKQMYNYRNVFDTATNFVRGRDSNGKWNEPFNPYEWGGPFVEGNAWHYTWSVFQNVQDLINLIGGKQQFIKKLDSVFDVSDSVVTGTYHHTIHEMREMQSAHMGQYAQGNEPIHHMIYLYDYAGEPWKTQQHIREVMSKLYNATENGYPGDEDEGEMSSWYVLSALGIYSVCPGTNQYVIGSPVFQKATITLENGKQFIIEANHNDSASVYIQNATLNGKSYSHNWITYDDITNGGVLHFDMGNRPNFQRGIQVNDLPFSLLNEK, from the coding sequence ATGCGAATATTGATTTTTGTTTGTGCAATATTAATTACTTTAAAGGTATCGGCATTTCACAGCGTACAGAAAAAAGATTCGTTGCCTGATTTACTGAAATATGTCAATGGATTGCAGGGAACAAATTCCAATCCCGATTATTCAAACGGAAATATATATCCTGCGATTGCGCTGCCTTTCGGCATGAATTTCTGGTCGCCGCAAACGGGAGAAAATGGAAACGGCTGGAAATATCAATATTCGGCAACAACCATACGCGGCTTCGGGGAAACGCATCAATGCAGCCCCTGGATGAACGATTACGGCGTATTTTCTTTAATGCCTGTGTCGGGGAAATTATCTGTGGATGAAAATCAGCGCGCGGCAACTTTCAGTCATCAAAATGAAATTGCAAAACCGAATTATTACAGAGTAAAATTTGATAACGGCATTACAACGGAAATTGCGCCGACCGTTCGGGGCGCGCATTTTCGCTTTCGTTTTCCTAAACAAAAATCATACATTGTTTTGGATGGCTACACAGGTTTGAGCGAAGTAAAAATTTATCCGAAAGAACATAAAATCACGGGCTTTGTGCATAACGGAATATTTATACCGGGCGATTTTAAAAATTATTTTGAACTCGTTTTTAATCAGCCTTTTGTTGCTTACGGAACATGGAATAAAAATGGAACAATAACTGCAAACAGCGATTCCACGCAAGGTACAGGCACAGGCGCTTATATAGAATTTAAAAAAGGCGCAACAGTTGAAGCAAAAGTTGCTTCATCTTACATCAGTCCGCAACAAGCAGATTTGAATTTACAAAGAGAACTTGGCAGGTTTAAAAATTTCGATGCAACAAAAAATGCGGCTGCGCAAATCTGGAATAAATTATTAAATCGGATTTTAGTGGAAGGCGGCAGCGAAAAAGATAAAGCAACTTTTTATTCATGTCTTTACAGAGCCAATTTATTTCCCTGCAAATTTTATGAATACAATAAAGACAACAAGCCTTATTATTACGACCCCAACGACGGAAAAATTTACCAAGGCTATTTTTATACCGATGAAGGTTATTGGGATACTTTTCGCGCGCAATTTCCATTAAGTAATATTTTGCATCCGCAAATGCAGGGACGATATATGCAATCAATCCTTGCCGTTTACGAGCATTGCGGCTGGTTGCCGTCTTGGTCTTTTCCTGCGGAAACAGGCGGCGTGATGATTGGCAATCATGCTATTTCGTTATTGGCAGATGCTTGGGCAAAAGGCATTCGCACATTTAATCCCGATACCGCTTTGAAAGCTTATTTTCACGAAGCGACAAACACCGGTAATGGACGTTTCGGACGGAGCGGCTGGAAAGATTATTTTACATTGGGCTATGTGCCTTATCCGCAAGGTGGTATAGGCGCGACAGCCAAAACTCTGGAGTATGCTTATGATGATTTTTGCGGCTATCAATTGGCAAAAATGACACATAATCATTTTTATGAAAAAATCTTTGCGAAGCAAATGTATAATTACAGGAATGTGTTTGATACGGCAACCAATTTTGTGCGCGGCAGAGACAGCAATGGAAAATGGAACGAACCCTTTAACCCTTATGAATGGGGCGGACCTTTTGTAGAAGGCAACGCATGGCATTATACATGGTCCGTTTTTCAAAATGTACAAGACCTGATAAATTTGATAGGCGGGAAGCAACAGTTTATAAAGAAACTTGATTCCGTTTTTGATGTTTCCGATTCCGTTGTTACCGGTACATATCATCATACAATTCATGAGATGCGCGAAATGCAATCGGCGCACATGGGACAATATGCGCAAGGCAATGAACCGATTCATCACATGATTTATTTGTATGATTATGCAGGCGAGCCCTGGAAAACGCAGCAGCATATACGAGAGGTGATGAGTAAACTTTATAATGCTACGGAAAACGGCTATCCCGGCGACGAAGATGAAGGCGAAATGTCTTCGTGGTATGTGCTGAGCGCATTGGGAATTTATAGCGTGTGTCCGGGAACAAACCAATACGTCATCGGCAGCCCGGTTTTTCAAAAAGCGACAATTACTTTAGAAAACGGGAAGCAATTTATTATAGAAGCAAATCATAATGATTCGGCAAGTGTGTACATCCAAAATGCCACTTTAAATGGCAAATCTTACAGTCATAATTGGATAACTTATGACGATATTACAAACGGCGGCGTGCTGCATTTTGATATGGGAAACCGCCCGAACTTTCAAAGAGGGATTCAGGTAAATGATCTTCCGTTTTCTTTATTAAATGAAAAGTAA
- a CDS encoding GH92 family glycosyl hydrolase — protein MNRKKFYYTLLVCFCLPLLSREQINIVKKQPADYINPFIGASTSEGKAGIYHGLGKTFPGAATPFGMVQVSPNTITGGDNGSGYSYENSTIEGFAFTQMSGIGWYGDLGNFLVMPTIGTLKTSAGKPEHPERGYRSRYSKKDEKASAGYYAATLTDYNIRAEMTAAPHSGILRFTFPENRQSRIQIDLARRVGGTATKEYVKVVNENTIEGWMQCTPDGGGWGDGAGKANYTVYFYAQFDKPLKDYGVWSADIPDDWSRKREDVESDRYQQKIADATVLKNAKEKEGKHIGFYTAFATSEQEKVLMKAGISFVSMDNAKENLQAEIPDWNFDKVHQQARELWNNALSKMTVQGGTEEEKTVFYTALYHAMIDPRNVQDVNKQCLDGDGKIYTTDSFSKRTFFSGWDVFRSEFPLLTIIEPKVVNDEINSLTKLAERTDSQYFSRWELLNAYTGCMLGNPAVVVLADAYAKNIRHYDVNKAYQYALNTCKKFDNGKNGYTDNSISETLEYAYDDWCLSTLAKALGKKDIVEEYFNKSKDYKNIFDASTHWFRPRDANGNWLPLPEDGRLAQGYGCVESNPYQQGWFVPQDVAGMIQLMGGKEKTIADLQNFFEKTPQDMMWNNYYNHANEPVHHAAFLFNRIGAPWLTQKWSRAICERAYHNSVEGLVGNDDVGQMSAWYVLAASGLYQLCPGDTRFEITSPVFDKMNIKTGENGANVFTVIAQKNSSENIYIQSARLNGKPYNKCCIDYKDIVAGGTLELQMGSKPNINWGAE, from the coding sequence ATGAACAGAAAGAAATTTTATTATACGTTGCTCGTTTGCTTTTGTTTGCCGCTACTTTCCCGGGAACAAATAAACATTGTAAAAAAACAACCCGCAGATTATATCAATCCGTTTATCGGTGCGAGTACAAGCGAGGGCAAAGCAGGTATTTATCATGGTTTAGGAAAAACTTTTCCCGGTGCAGCAACGCCTTTCGGAATGGTACAAGTTAGTCCGAATACAATCACGGGCGGCGATAACGGTTCGGGTTACAGCTATGAAAATTCTACGATAGAAGGTTTTGCTTTTACGCAAATGAGCGGTATCGGTTGGTACGGCGACTTGGGAAATTTTTTGGTAATGCCAACGATAGGCACGCTCAAAACATCTGCAGGAAAACCCGAACATCCAGAAAGAGGTTATCGTTCACGATATTCAAAGAAAGATGAAAAAGCTTCGGCGGGTTATTATGCCGCAACGCTTACTGATTATAATATTCGCGCGGAAATGACGGCTGCACCGCACAGCGGTATTTTGCGTTTTACTTTTCCCGAAAACAGGCAATCGCGCATTCAGATAGATTTGGCAAGGCGCGTGGGCGGAACGGCAACGAAAGAATATGTAAAAGTTGTAAACGAAAACACGATTGAAGGTTGGATGCAATGCACGCCCGACGGCGGCGGTTGGGGCGATGGCGCAGGCAAGGCAAATTATACCGTTTATTTCTATGCGCAGTTTGATAAGCCTTTAAAAGATTACGGCGTTTGGAGCGCAGATATTCCCGATGATTGGAGCAGGAAAAGGGAAGATGTAGAAAGCGACCGTTATCAACAAAAAATTGCTGATGCAACTGTTCTGAAAAATGCTAAAGAAAAGGAAGGAAAGCATATTGGTTTTTATACAGCGTTCGCAACTTCAGAGCAGGAAAAAGTTCTGATGAAAGCGGGAATATCATTCGTCAGTATGGATAACGCAAAAGAAAATTTGCAAGCAGAAATTCCCGATTGGAACTTCGATAAAGTTCATCAACAAGCACGTGAGTTGTGGAATAACGCGCTTTCCAAAATGACGGTGCAAGGCGGAACGGAAGAAGAAAAAACTGTTTTTTATACAGCGTTATACCATGCAATGATTGACCCGCGCAATGTGCAGGACGTGAATAAGCAATGCCTCGACGGCGACGGGAAAATTTATACAACAGATTCATTTTCCAAGCGAACCTTCTTCAGCGGTTGGGATGTATTCCGCAGCGAATTTCCGTTGCTGACAATCATTGAACCTAAAGTGGTTAATGATGAAATTAATTCTTTAACCAAACTTGCCGAGCGGACGGATTCACAATATTTCTCACGCTGGGAATTACTCAACGCTTATACGGGATGCATGCTCGGCAATCCTGCGGTAGTTGTGTTAGCTGATGCGTATGCGAAAAATATCAGGCATTATGATGTAAACAAAGCTTATCAATATGCGCTGAATACTTGCAAAAAATTTGATAACGGTAAAAACGGTTATACCGATAACAGCATTTCCGAAACATTGGAATATGCTTATGATGATTGGTGCTTATCGACATTGGCAAAAGCATTAGGAAAGAAAGATATAGTCGAAGAATATTTTAATAAATCGAAAGATTATAAAAATATTTTTGATGCATCCACGCATTGGTTTCGTCCGCGCGATGCGAACGGCAATTGGTTGCCTTTGCCCGAAGACGGGCGTTTGGCGCAGGGCTATGGCTGCGTGGAAAGCAATCCTTATCAGCAAGGCTGGTTTGTTCCGCAGGATGTAGCAGGGATGATTCAATTGATGGGCGGCAAAGAAAAAACGATTGCCGATTTGCAGAACTTTTTTGAAAAAACACCGCAGGATATGATGTGGAATAATTATTATAATCATGCCAATGAACCGGTGCATCATGCAGCGTTTTTATTCAACAGAATCGGAGCGCCTTGGCTCACACAGAAATGGTCGAGGGCAATATGCGAAAGAGCTTATCATAATTCGGTAGAAGGCTTGGTGGGTAATGATGATGTAGGGCAAATGTCCGCATGGTACGTATTGGCGGCAAGCGGTTTGTATCAGTTGTGCCCGGGCGATACGCGTTTTGAAATCACAAGCCCTGTTTTTGATAAGATGAATATTAAAACAGGAGAGAATGGCGCAAATGTTTTTACCGTTATCGCTCAAAAAAATTCTTCCGAAAATATTTATATACAAAGCGCGCGGCTAAACGGAAAGCCTTACAACAAGTGCTGTATCGATTATAAAGATATTGTTGCAGGCGGAACACTTGAATTGCAAATGGGCAGTAAACCGAATATTAATTGGGGAGCGGAGTGA
- a CDS encoding alpha-L-rhamnosidase-related protein, which translates to MRYLTSFLLSILLLFFTKNNGCAQTNISLQSERPWNASWIAAPNDAGTEYGVYYFRKNIDLATKPHSFIIHVSADNRYKLYVNGTLVSLGPTRSDTYYWNYETVDLSPYLKVGKNIIAALVWNEAQYKPAAQITIRTAFIVQGNSSTEEILNTNDSWKCIKDNGHQPVPGYFFAASKGEMVNMNEAVKGDWTASDFNDSNWASAAKIGDGKLKGMSWGGDWNLVPSPLPPREMTYQRIPVLRYATGVKVPSEFPAKKSSFTVPANTTVVLLLDQTVETNAYVTLNFSGGKDAGISLGYAEALYEKGTNGTRKGNRNDVDGKEFIGRIDSLISDGQNNQAFTTLNFRTYRYIRLIVHTKDEPLTVNDLYGTFTAYPFKRVSVFNSTDTTIKQMLDIGWRTARLNAWESYTDCPYYEQLQYIGDTRIQALISYYNTSDDRLARNAITQMDHSRLAEGVTRSCYPSNGSQIISTFSLWYICMLHDYWMYRGDSDFIKSKLIGERDILDFFSKYEQPDGSIKNMPYWAFVDWSGNFAGGSNGADGCAAIFDLQLLLAYQSAAQMENEIGLKDYARMYTAKALQLKNTINKKYWVANKKLYADNIDKNSFSQHVNSLAILAGVADKADVPEICHQMLSDKSLTQCSIYFKYYLHQALIKGGLGNDYMNWLGIWRDNIKMGLTTWAEYSDLATTRSDCHAWASSPNIEFYRTVLGIDSYAPGFKKIKIEPHLGTLTNVSGEIPHPNGRVSVQYMLEKKRWKIIINLPQQTSGTLVWKAKTYMLKAGYNSLTL; encoded by the coding sequence ATGAGATATCTTACTTCATTCTTGTTAAGTATTTTACTGTTGTTCTTCACAAAGAACAACGGTTGCGCTCAGACCAATATTTCATTACAGAGTGAAAGACCCTGGAACGCGAGTTGGATTGCCGCGCCAAATGATGCAGGAACAGAATATGGTGTTTATTATTTCCGAAAAAATATTGATTTGGCAACGAAGCCGCATTCTTTCATCATTCATGTTTCGGCGGACAATCGTTACAAGTTGTATGTGAACGGAACATTGGTTTCACTTGGACCTACACGCAGCGATACCTATTACTGGAATTATGAAACGGTTGATTTATCGCCTTATTTGAAAGTAGGCAAAAATATAATAGCTGCATTAGTTTGGAACGAAGCGCAGTATAAACCCGCAGCGCAAATAACGATAAGAACTGCTTTTATTGTTCAGGGAAATTCTTCAACCGAAGAAATATTAAATACAAACGACTCGTGGAAATGTATAAAAGATAACGGACATCAGCCTGTTCCCGGTTATTTCTTTGCAGCAAGCAAAGGCGAAATGGTTAATATGAACGAAGCCGTTAAAGGGGATTGGACAGCATCGGATTTTAATGACAGCAATTGGGCGTCTGCTGCTAAAATCGGCGACGGAAAATTAAAAGGAATGTCTTGGGGCGGAGATTGGAATTTAGTTCCTTCTCCGTTGCCGCCGAGAGAAATGACGTATCAGCGTATTCCTGTATTGCGCTATGCAACAGGTGTAAAAGTTCCTTCTGAATTTCCTGCAAAAAAATCTTCGTTTACGGTTCCTGCAAATACTACGGTCGTTTTATTGCTCGACCAAACCGTTGAAACAAATGCTTATGTAACCTTGAATTTCAGCGGCGGGAAAGACGCAGGCATTTCATTAGGCTACGCCGAAGCGTTGTATGAAAAAGGAACAAACGGCACGCGCAAAGGAAATCGAAACGATGTGGACGGAAAAGAATTTATAGGAAGAATAGACAGCTTGATTTCTGACGGACAAAACAATCAAGCCTTTACAACATTGAACTTTCGCACTTATCGCTATATCCGATTAATCGTGCATACAAAAGATGAACCATTAACCGTTAATGATTTGTATGGAACATTCACGGCTTATCCTTTTAAAAGAGTTTCGGTTTTTAATTCTACAGACACGACTATAAAACAAATGCTCGACATCGGTTGGCGTACAGCTCGTCTAAACGCTTGGGAATCTTATACCGATTGTCCGTATTATGAACAACTCCAATATATTGGCGATACACGCATTCAGGCTTTGATTTCTTATTACAATACAAGCGATGACAGATTGGCTCGCAATGCAATTACACAAATGGACCACTCACGCTTGGCAGAAGGTGTTACGAGAAGTTGCTATCCGTCAAACGGTTCGCAAATAATTTCAACATTTTCGCTGTGGTATATTTGTATGCTGCATGATTACTGGATGTATCGCGGCGACAGTGATTTTATAAAAAGTAAGTTGATTGGCGAAAGAGATATACTGGATTTTTTCAGTAAGTACGAACAACCTGACGGTTCCATAAAAAATATGCCCTATTGGGCGTTTGTAGATTGGTCGGGCAATTTTGCAGGCGGCAGTAATGGCGCTGACGGATGCGCTGCTATATTCGATTTGCAATTGTTGCTGGCTTACCAAAGCGCGGCGCAAATGGAAAACGAAATCGGGCTAAAAGATTATGCAAGAATGTACACTGCGAAGGCTTTACAATTAAAAAATACGATTAATAAAAAGTATTGGGTTGCAAATAAAAAATTGTACGCCGATAATATTGATAAAAACAGTTTTTCGCAGCACGTGAATTCTTTGGCAATACTTGCCGGTGTTGCAGATAAAGCGGATGTTCCTGAAATCTGTCATCAAATGCTTTCTGATAAATCGCTTACACAATGCAGCATTTATTTTAAATATTATTTGCATCAGGCTTTGATAAAAGGCGGATTGGGAAATGATTATATGAACTGGCTGGGTATATGGCGCGATAATATCAAAATGGGATTGACAACTTGGGCGGAATATTCTGATTTGGCAACCACACGTTCCGATTGCCATGCGTGGGCGAGTAGCCCGAACATTGAATTTTACAGAACAGTATTGGGCATCGATAGTTATGCACCGGGATTTAAGAAGATAAAAATTGAACCGCATTTGGGAACATTAACGAATGTAAGCGGAGAAATCCCGCATCCGAACGGAAGAGTTTCTGTTCAATATATGCTTGAAAAAAAGCGATGGAAAATTATTATCAATCTGCCGCAACAAACATCCGGAACATTGGTTTGGAAAGCAAAAACATATATGCTTAAAGCAGGATATAATTCGTTAACATTATAG
- a CDS encoding glycoside hydrolase family 38 C-terminal domain-containing protein: MIIDAKHGGIIKHLIAKNIDNKDFVDSANRFAFNEIRGNFYKDGGYHSNKENPAEIKILENGPLRIRLQLKNTIASQAYTQTITLQQGQPVIDFDVKFDWQGNPGIGAYAHNDDLKAPEKGFYNDSSKLLVLFPLKLKGQQVYKDAPFDVCKSELANTFFSRWDSIKNNIILHWVDVTDSSGKYGVALFSDHTTSYVHGAHYPLGLNLQYSGYGLWGGNYTISGPSEIHYAIMPHKGNYKSGNVTEANDEWNEQMPLVLMNIKSKQDNSHSLIQLEQQGMKISAVNFHGNDLWVRLYNESGSAGIKQISFDCKATKITSVQLNGQEVENLKMHKDKKNRTVVDVYIPKFGIRTIQLENVQSL, from the coding sequence ATGATTATTGATGCAAAGCATGGCGGTATTATAAAACATCTTATTGCAAAAAACATAGACAATAAAGACTTTGTTGATTCAGCGAATCGTTTTGCTTTCAACGAAATCAGAGGAAATTTTTATAAAGACGGCGGTTATCATTCCAACAAAGAAAATCCCGCTGAAATTAAAATATTGGAGAACGGTCCGTTGCGTATTCGGCTACAGTTAAAAAATACGATTGCATCTCAAGCATACACGCAAACCATCACTTTACAACAAGGACAACCTGTTATTGATTTCGATGTAAAATTCGATTGGCAGGGAAATCCCGGAATCGGAGCGTATGCGCATAACGATGATTTGAAAGCGCCGGAAAAAGGTTTTTATAATGATAGCAGCAAATTGTTGGTGCTGTTTCCTTTAAAATTAAAAGGGCAACAAGTATATAAAGATGCTCCGTTCGATGTTTGTAAAAGCGAATTGGCGAATACTTTTTTCAGTCGTTGGGACAGTATCAAAAACAATATCATTTTGCATTGGGTCGATGTAACGGATTCGTCCGGCAAATATGGCGTAGCTTTGTTCAGCGACCATACTACATCTTATGTTCATGGCGCTCATTATCCTTTGGGTTTGAATTTGCAATATTCCGGTTATGGTTTGTGGGGGGGAAATTATACAATTTCGGGTCCTTCGGAAATTCATTACGCTATCATGCCACACAAAGGAAATTATAAAAGCGGCAACGTAACCGAAGCAAATGATGAATGGAATGAACAGATGCCTCTTGTGTTGATGAATATAAAATCGAAACAAGATAATAGCCACTCTTTAATCCAGCTTGAACAACAAGGAATGAAAATATCTGCTGTTAATTTTCATGGAAATGATTTATGGGTAAGATTGTACAACGAATCCGGTTCTGCGGGAATAAAGCAAATTTCTTTCGACTGTAAAGCAACGAAAATAACATCGGTGCAACTTAATGGTCAAGAAGTTGAAAACCTGAAGATGCACAAGGATAAGAAAAACAGAACTGTTGTAGATGTGTATATTCCGAAATTTGGTATCAGAACTATTCAACTTGAAAATGTGCAATCTTTATAA
- a CDS encoding glycoside hydrolase family 38 N-terminal domain-containing protein, which translates to MVLLVLFLWQKPMANAQQAYFADGFHGGIYGHFPDGQTGFIVKMLNKYPDWKINLEIEPATWDSVAKKYPEDYEAFKKLFANQTTEGRIEYVNPAYAQSYLWNISGESVIRQFQYGMEKLKEHFPNIVFTTYSSEEPCFTSCLPQVLTSFGLKYAVLKNPDTDWGGYVAASGGELVNWRGSDGSEVIAVPRYNCEALQPNSAWQTIAWDNSEKYIQACFDNGIQHPVGMCYQDAMWSRGWNGGPWLGGTIKNYYKPYQYVTWRNYIQNIAENHSLKDYHLSQEDVRVSLVWGAQVLQKIAQEVRSAENDIILAEKMASMAKAYQNASWSQGAFDIAWKNLLLSQHHDCWITPYNRSWNSDKTWGEHVVDWTGLTKRKSDSIINASVQSLAQNNGKKNDTKYIRVFNGLGYSRNETVTIKLPTSLQNKQLIVTDAVHHKLLTQTTKNELMFRANVPAFGYNTFELKEENVQGHSGAHIIKLQDGKYQLETEFLQDDY; encoded by the coding sequence TTGGTTTTATTGGTTTTATTCTTATGGCAGAAACCGATGGCGAATGCACAGCAGGCTTATTTTGCAGATGGATTTCATGGTGGTATTTACGGGCATTTTCCCGACGGACAAACAGGGTTTATAGTAAAGATGCTGAACAAATATCCCGATTGGAAAATCAATCTGGAAATAGAGCCTGCAACCTGGGACAGTGTGGCAAAAAAATATCCCGAAGATTACGAGGCTTTTAAAAAGTTGTTCGCCAATCAAACAACCGAAGGAAGAATTGAATACGTGAATCCCGCTTATGCACAAAGTTATCTGTGGAATATTTCGGGCGAAAGTGTTATTCGCCAGTTCCAATATGGTATGGAAAAATTGAAAGAGCATTTTCCCAATATTGTTTTTACTACTTATTCTTCGGAAGAGCCTTGTTTTACAAGTTGTTTGCCGCAGGTGCTTACTTCTTTCGGTTTGAAGTATGCGGTATTAAAAAATCCTGACACCGATTGGGGCGGTTATGTTGCCGCTTCGGGCGGAGAGCTTGTGAACTGGCGCGGTTCTGATGGGAGCGAAGTCATAGCTGTGCCTCGCTATAATTGCGAAGCACTTCAACCGAATTCTGCTTGGCAAACTATTGCATGGGATAATTCGGAAAAGTACATACAGGCATGTTTTGATAACGGCATTCAGCATCCCGTTGGAATGTGTTATCAGGATGCTATGTGGTCGAGAGGCTGGAACGGCGGTCCGTGGTTGGGCGGAACAATCAAAAATTATTACAAACCATATCAGTACGTTACGTGGCGCAACTATATTCAAAATATTGCCGAGAATCATTCCTTGAAAGATTATCATCTTAGCCAGGAAGATGTACGTGTAAGCTTGGTTTGGGGAGCGCAAGTACTGCAAAAGATAGCACAGGAAGTGCGCAGCGCAGAAAACGATATTATTCTTGCAGAAAAAATGGCTTCGATGGCAAAGGCGTATCAAAATGCTTCTTGGTCGCAGGGTGCCTTTGATATTGCATGGAAAAATTTATTATTGTCGCAGCACCACGATTGTTGGATTACGCCTTACAATCGTTCATGGAATTCCGATAAAACTTGGGGGGAGCACGTGGTAGATTGGACGGGCTTGACAAAAAGGAAAAGTGATAGCATTATCAATGCTTCCGTTCAGTCGCTTGCTCAAAATAATGGCAAAAAAAACGATACGAAATATATAAGAGTTTTTAACGGCTTAGGTTATTCACGAAATGAAACGGTTACAATTAAATTGCCGACCTCATTGCAAAATAAACAGCTAATTGTTACTGATGCGGTTCATCATAAATTATTGACACAGACAACAAAAAATGAACTGATGTTTAGGGCAAATGTTCCTGCTTTCGGATACAATACTTTTGAGTTGAAAGAAGAAAATGTTCAAGGGCATTCTGGCGCGCATATCATCAAGCTTCAGGACGGAAAATATCAGTTGGAAACAGAATTTTTACAAGATGATTATTGA